From the Verrucomicrobiia bacterium genome, the window CCGTGTCGTCGGTAGGGCGGGCTGGCCCAGCCCGCCGTCCGCGCACTTCCGATTCCGTCATCCCGAGCTTGTCGAGGGATCTCGCTGCCGTCCACCCGCCCTCATCACTTAAACTCCGTCAATGAAAGTATGTTCCCGTCCGGATCCTTAAACCACGCAATCTTACCACCCGCCGGACTCACCCAAATCCCCAACTCATCCTGCTCCAGAAACTCGTACCGCTCAAACTTCACACCCTTCTTCACCAACCCCTCCACCTCAGCCCGAATATCCGCCACCTCCCACCCCAACACCGTATACCCCGCCGGTTCCAGTTCCGGCACCTTCTGCACCCGCAACATTGTCCCATTCACATCAAACACAATCGCAAACGGATCATCACTCACAAACTTCAACCCCAACGTCTTCTCGTAGAACGCCCGCGCCTTCACCGGATGTTTTGTTGCCGCAAAACCAATGATTTTTGCTTTTATCACGAGGGACCTCACTTTCTCGATATACTGTTCCCGAGTCGCGCCATAGCTTTAGCGACGGCGGATGCCGTCACCTCACTTCCCGCCCATTTTACTCCTCCAATCCAGAATCCAAAATCAAAAATCGGAAATCCCCCACAACTTCTGTATTATTCCATTGTGACCGGTTCCATTGCACGTATCGTCGTCGACCTCGCCCTCGACCGCGAATTCGACTACCGCATCCCGTCGCATCTGGCAGGCACGGTCCAGATCGGCTCGCGCGTCGCCGTCCCGTTCGGCAAAAGGACTGCGCAAGGCTACGTCGTCGGCCTCGCGAACAATTCACAGTACCCGCACCTGAAAGAAATCGGCGACGTCATCGGCAAGAAACCGCTGCTCGGCGACAAAGTCCTCGAACTCACCCGTTGGATGGGCAAGTACTACTGCTGTCCCGTCGAACTCTGCGTGAAATGCGCCCTGCCCGAAGTGGTGCGCAAGGGCAAGATCAGTTGGAAAGAACGCCAGTACGTCAAGCCCGGCAAGATTTCCCCAGACGACCTCGCCAAACTCAAGAAGCGCGCCCCGAAACAAGCCCGTGCCCTGGAGATTTTGCAGAAATCTCCGGGCATGTTCCTCTTCAAGCTGTTGAAACTCGCCGACACCGACGCCGCCACGGTCAAGAAGCTCGCCGAGAAAGGCTACGTCCACCTCAGCGAGCAAATCGACGACCGCGACCCGTTCGCCGGCGAGGTCTTTCTCCCCTCCGAATCCTTGGTCCTCACAGCCGACCAACAGAAGGCATTGGAACTCTGCAACGCCGCCATCGACAACCCCGAGAAACCCATCCTCATCCATGGCGTGACCGGCAGCGGCAAGACGGAAATCTATCTCCAAGCCATCGAACACACGCTCCACCAGGGCAAGGACTCCATCGTCCTTGTCCCCGAAATCGCGCTCACCCCGCAAACCGTCGAACGTTTCCGCGCGCGCTTCCAGAATCAGGAAGTCACCGTCCTCCACAGCAACCTGAGCGCCGGCGAGCGCCACGACCAGTGGCACAAGATTCGTGATGGCCAATCCCACATCGTCATCGGCCCGCGCTCGGCCGTCTTCGCGCCCGTCCAGGCCCTCGGCCTGATCGTCGTCGACGAAGAACACGAGACGAGCTACAAACAGGAGGAAGCCCCGCGTTACAACGCGCGCGACGTCGCTGTCATGCGCGGCAAAATCGAACACGCCGCCGTCGTGCTCGGCTCCGCCACCCCGGCGCTCGAATCGTATTATAACGCGCAGCGCGGTCGCTACACCCTGACCTCTCTGCCTTCGCGCGTCGACAATCAGAAAATGCCGCTCATGCGCATCATCGACATGCGCCAGGAAATGATTCGCCAAAAAGGTCTGTTCGTTCTCTCTCGCAAACTCCGCGACGCGATCCAGGCGCGCCTCGACAAAAAAGAGCAGGTCATCCTCTTCCTCAACCGTCGCGGCTACGCCACCCACATGTTCTGCCCGAAATGCGGTTACGTGGCGAAATGCCCGAACTGCAGCGTGTCGCTCACCTACCACCGCAAGGCCGCGCAGTTGCTCTGTCACCTCTGCGGATTTGTCAGCCGCGTGCCAGACAAATGTCCCGAGTGCCGCGATCCCGCTATCAAATACGGCGGCATGGGAACCGAGAAAGTGGAATCCTCGATCCAAAAAACATTCCCGAAGGCCCGCGTCCAGCGCATGGATTCCGACATGATGACACGCAAGTCGCTCTACCGCGAAATCCTCGGCGACTTCCGCGTGGGCAAAATCGACATCCTCGTCGGCACCCAAATGATCGCAAAGGGATTGCACTTTCCAAACGTAACACTCGTCGGCATCATCTACGCCGACATGGCCCTGCACATGCCCGATTTCCGCGCCGCGGAACGTACCTTCCAACTGCTGGTCCAGGTCGCCGGCCGCGCCGGCCGTGGCGATGTCGAGGGCGAAGTCGTCGTGCAAAGTTTCACGCCGTTTCATTCCGCCATTCAATACGCCCGGCAACACGACTTCCTCGGCTTCTACGAAGAAGAAATCGAAACTCGCCAGGAACTGCAATACCCGCCCGCCACCCGCATGGTCTGCGTTACCGTCCGCAGCCGCAGCGAGGAAAAGGCCAAATTCGTCGCGGAGGCATTGGCCCGGGGATTTGAGAAACAGACCGCCGACCTCAAGGTCTTAATGGGCGGGGCGACGCCCGCGCCCCTCGCAAAAGTCCAAAACCAGTACCGCTACCAAATCGTCATGCGCAGCGCGCAGATTCTGCCGCTGGTCGAAGCCGTTGGCAAGGTCATCACCGCGATCAAGATGCCGAATGACGTGAGCGCCACGGTGGACGTCGATCCGCTCTCGCTGTTATGAACCTGCGCCCGGCTCTCATCGTATTTGTCGTCGCGCTCCTCGTGCGTCTGGGCGTCGTGCTATTCATGCTACCTCAGTTGCGACCGGACCAGAACCCGGATCTCTACCGTGAACTCGGACGAAACATGGCCCTGGGAAAAGGCTTCGTCGCCGCGGCACCCGATGGGCGTGAGTTACCGGACATCAATCGCCCGCCAGGCTATCCGGCGTTCTTGGCCGGACTGATGCTGATCTTCGGTGACCGTCTCGGCGTGCTGCTCGCTGCCAACTGCGTGCTCGCGGCGATCGGCTGCGCGTTGACGGTGGTCATGGCCTCGCGATGGTTGAGGCCGGGAGCGGCGATGCTCGCCGGATTAATAACAGCGCTGGAACCCAATTCCGTTATGCGCTCGTGCCTGGTCATGGCGGAAGCGCTGTTCACCTTGTTCTTGTTGGTGGGTGTCTGTGCGCTGGTTTGGCGTCGCGAGAAGAATTCTGCCTGGTGCCTCTGCGGCGTGGTCTGGGCGCTGGCGACGTTGTGCCGAGCCATCGGGTTGTGGTTGCCGCTGGTGGTGTTGGCCGTAGCGTTTTTGTGGCGAATGCGCTGGCGGCCGGTCGCCCTGTTTCTCATCGGATTTTTGCCGTTGATCGGATTATGGATGGCCAGAAATGCTTCGCTGACCGGCCACTGGTTCTACAGTTTGTCGGCGCAAAACTCCACCGTGACCGGGTGGGCCGCCCGCCTCGAAGCGGAACGAACCGGTGTGTCCACGGACGTGGCACGCGCGCGATTGCTTGAGCGCACCGGCTCGCTTGAGTTTTTTGACGGACGCGAGGCCTTCGAGAAGACCCAGCGGG encodes:
- a CDS encoding VOC family protein — protein: MIKAKIIGFAATKHPVKARAFYEKTLGLKFVSDDPFAIVFDVNGTMLRVQKVPELEPAGYTVLGWEVADIRAEVEGLVKKGVKFERYEFLEQDELGIWVSPAGGKIAWFKDPDGNILSLTEFK
- the priA gene encoding primosomal protein N', which codes for MTGSIARIVVDLALDREFDYRIPSHLAGTVQIGSRVAVPFGKRTAQGYVVGLANNSQYPHLKEIGDVIGKKPLLGDKVLELTRWMGKYYCCPVELCVKCALPEVVRKGKISWKERQYVKPGKISPDDLAKLKKRAPKQARALEILQKSPGMFLFKLLKLADTDAATVKKLAEKGYVHLSEQIDDRDPFAGEVFLPSESLVLTADQQKALELCNAAIDNPEKPILIHGVTGSGKTEIYLQAIEHTLHQGKDSIVLVPEIALTPQTVERFRARFQNQEVTVLHSNLSAGERHDQWHKIRDGQSHIVIGPRSAVFAPVQALGLIVVDEEHETSYKQEEAPRYNARDVAVMRGKIEHAAVVLGSATPALESYYNAQRGRYTLTSLPSRVDNQKMPLMRIIDMRQEMIRQKGLFVLSRKLRDAIQARLDKKEQVILFLNRRGYATHMFCPKCGYVAKCPNCSVSLTYHRKAAQLLCHLCGFVSRVPDKCPECRDPAIKYGGMGTEKVESSIQKTFPKARVQRMDSDMMTRKSLYREILGDFRVGKIDILVGTQMIAKGLHFPNVTLVGIIYADMALHMPDFRAAERTFQLLVQVAGRAGRGDVEGEVVVQSFTPFHSAIQYARQHDFLGFYEEEIETRQELQYPPATRMVCVTVRSRSEEKAKFVAEALARGFEKQTADLKVLMGGATPAPLAKVQNQYRYQIVMRSAQILPLVEAVGKVITAIKMPNDVSATVDVDPLSLL
- a CDS encoding glycosyltransferase family 39 protein translates to MNLRPALIVFVVALLVRLGVVLFMLPQLRPDQNPDLYRELGRNMALGKGFVAAAPDGRELPDINRPPGYPAFLAGLMLIFGDRLGVLLAANCVLAAIGCALTVVMASRWLRPGAAMLAGLITALEPNSVMRSCLVMAEALFTLFLLVGVCALVWRREKNSAWCLCGVVWALATLCRAIGLWLPLVVLAVAFLWRMRWRPVALFLIGFLPLIGLWMARNASLTGHWFYSLSAQNSTVTGWAARLEAERTGVSTDVARARLLERTGSLEFFDGREAFEKTQREQAKVIYETLGAKPWRRLPEIVKGTAETLLGPGKRTLDAFLRDLQPTPRWRLMAGTGYMLALVVLAICGSIRHTRALAVVTVLVLYFLALSVCSEGNSRYRYPIIPLLSVLAVAACARTLEPGTDATKPLHHGN